Genomic window (Streptomyces sp. TG1A-60):
TGAGGTAGACGCCGGCGGTCACCATGGTCGCGGCGTGGATGAGGGCCGAGACCGGGGTCGGGCCCTCCATCGCGTCCCCGAGCCAGGACTGCAGCGGCACCTGGGCGGACTTGCCGCAGGCGGCGAGCAGCAGCATCAGGGCGATGGCGGTGAGCTTGCCCTCGCTCGTCTCACCGGTGGCCTCCAGGACCGGCCCGAAGGCGAAGGTCCCGAAGGTGGTGAACATCAGCATGATGGCGATGGACAGGCCCACGTCGCCGACGCGGTTGACCAGGAATGCCTTCTTCGCGGCGGTGGCGGCACTGGGCTTGTGCTGCCAGAAGCCGATCAGCAGGTACGAGGCGAGGCCGACGCCCTCCCAGCCGACGTACAGCAGCAGGTAGTTGTCGGCGAGGACGAGCAGCAGCATCGCCGCGAGGAACAGGTTCAGATAGCCGAAGAATCGGCGTCGGCGCTCGTCGTGCTCCATGTACCCGATCGAGTACACATGGATGAGCGAGCCGACGCCGGTGATCAGCAGGACGAACGTCATCGACAGCTGGTCGAGCTGGAAGGCGATGTCCGCCTGGAAGCCCTCGACGGGGATCCAGCTGAACAGGTGCTGTCCGATCTCGCGGCGCTCGGCGTCCTTGCCGAGCATGTCGGCGAAGAGGACGACGCCGATGACGAAGGAGGCGGCGGCGAGGGCCGTGCCGATGAGGTGGCCGGCGGCGTCGAGGCGCCGGCCACCGCACAGCAGGACCGCCGCTCCGAGCAGGGGCGCCGCCACCAGCAGCGCAATCAGGTTCTCCACTGTTCTTCCGACCCCTTACAGCTTCATCAGGCTGGCGTCGTCGACCGAGGCCGAGTGGCGGGACCGGAACAGCGACACGATGATCGCGAGTCCGACCACGACCTCCGCGGCGGCGACGACCATCGTGAAGAAGGCGATGATCTGGCCGTCGAGATTGCCGTGCATCCGGGAGAAGGCGACCAGGGTGAGGTTGCAGGCGTTGAGCATCAGCTCGACGCACATGAACACCACGATCGCGTTCCGCCTGATCAGTACGCCGGTGGCACCGATCGTGAACAGCAGGGCGGCGAGATACAGGTAGTTGACGGGATTCACTTCGATGCCTCCCCGCTCTTCCCGCTGTTCGAGCGCTCCAGGCGGTCCTCGGCGCGCTGCTCCAGGGCCTTGAGGTCGTTCAGCGCCTCGGTCGACACGTCACGGATCTGGCCCCGGTCCCGCAGCGTCTTGCTGACGGTCAGCTCGGACGGGGTGCCGTCGGGCAGCAGACCCGCGATGTCGACCGCGTTGTGCCGGGCGTACACACCGGGAGCCGGCAGGGGCGGCAGGTGCTTGCCCTCGCGTACGCGCTGTTCGGCCAGCTCGCGCTGGGTCTTGGCGCGTTCGGTGCGCTCGCGGTGGGTGAGGACCATGGCGCCGACGGCGGCCGTGATGAGGAGGGCGCCGGTGAGCTCGAAGGCGAAGACGTAGTTGGTGAAGATCAGGGCCGCGAGGCCCTCCACGTTGCCGCCCGAGTTGGCCTGGCCCAGGCCGTTGAACTCCGTGATCGCCGCGTTGCCGATGCCCGCGGTGAGCAGGATGCCGAAGCCGAGGCCGCAGAGGAGGGCCAGCCAGCGCTGGCCCTTGATGGTCTCCTTCAGGGAGTCCGCCGCGGTGACGCCGACGAGCATCACCACGAACAGGAACAGCATCATGATCGCGCCGGTGTAGACGACGATCTGCACGATGCCCAGGAAGTAGGCGCCGTTGGCGAGGTAGAACACCGCCAGGATGACCATGGTGCCGGCGAGGCAGAGCGCGCTGTGCACGGCCTTCTTCATGAAGACGGTGCACAGGGCGCCGATCACCGCGATCGTTCCGAGCACCCAGAACTGGAAGGCCTCACCGGTGGAGGTGGTGTAGGCGGCGAGCTGCTGCGTCATCGGCGGATCACCTTCTCCGACGCCGGCTCGCCCTCGCCGAAGGTGGAGGCGGCCTCCTGGGGCGCCTCGCCCTTGGAGAGGGCCACTTGGGGCTCCGTGCCGGGCGCGGCCTCGGTGACCAGGCCCCGGTAGTAGTCCTGCTCGTCGGTGCCCGGGTAGATGGCGTGGGGTGTGTCGACCATGCCCTCCTCCAGGCCTGCGAGCAGCTGCTCCTTGGTGTAGATGAGGTTGGCGCGGCTGGAGTCGGCCAGCTCGAACTCGTTGGTCATCGTCAGCGCGCGCGTGGGGCACGCCTCGATGCACAGGCCGCACAGGATGCAGCGGGCGTAGTTGATCTGGTAGACGCGGCCGTACCGCTCGCCCGGTGAGTAGCGCTCCTCGTCGGTGTTGTCCGCGCCCTCCACGTAGATCGCGTCGGCGGGACACGCCCAGGCGCACAGCTCGCAGCCGACGCACTTCTCCAGGCCGTCCGGATGGCGGTTGAGCTGGTGCCGACCGTGGAACCGCGGGGCCGTGGTCTTCTGCTGCTCCGGATACTGCTCGGTCAGCCGCTTCTTGAACATGGCCTTGAAGGTCACGCCGAAGCCGGCGACGGGGTTCTGGAAACCCTGCTTGTTCTCTTTCGGCTCCTCAGCCATCGGACGCCTCCCTCCCATTCGAAGATCCGTCACTGTCAGTATCGGACCCACCACTGACAATCAGCTCCCGCTCTCGGCGCGGACGCCTGCGCGGCACCGGCGGGAGGGTCTGTCCGGGCAGGGGCGGTACCGGGAATCCGCCGGCCATCGGGTCGAAGGCGGCCGGTTCGGCAAGCTCTTCCGGTGGCTCGCGCCGGTCGCGGAAGAAGTCCGCGACGAACGAGAGCAACAGCAGGGCGAGGACGGCTCCGCCGACGTAGAGCGCGATCTCGGAGAACGCGTAGTTCTCGTTCCGGAGCATGCGCACGGTCGCGACGAGCATCAGCCAGGTCACCGAGACCGGGATGAGAACCTTCCAGCCGAGCTTCATCAGCTGGTCGTAGCGGACCCGTGGGAGCGTGCCGCGCAGCCAGATGAAGAAGAAGACCAGCAGCTGGAGCTTGACGACGAACCAGAGCATCGGCCACCAGCCGTGGTTCGCGCCCTCCCAGAAGGTGCTGATGGGCCAGGGGGCTCGCCAGCCGCCGAGGAACAGCGTCACCGCGATCATCGACACGGTGACCATGTGGATGTACTCGGCGAGCATGAACATCGCGAACTTGATGGAGCTGTACTCGGTGTTGAAGCCGCCGACCAGGTCGCCCTCGGACTCCGGCATGTCGAAGGGGGCCCGGCTGGACTCGCCCACCATCGTCACCATGTAGATCAGGAACGAGACCGGCAGCAGCAGGACGTACCAGCGTTCCTGCTGGGCTCCGACGATCGCCGAGGTCGACATCGACCCGGAGTAGAGGAACACCGAGGCGAAGGCCACGCCCATGGCGATCTCGTACGAGATGATCTGGGCGCACGAGCGGATGCCCCCGAGCAGCGGGTACGTCGACCCGGAGGACCAGCCGCCCAGGACGAACCCGTACACCCCGAGGGAGCCGATGGCGAGGATGTAGAGCATCGCGATCGGCAGGTCGGTGAGCTGCATCGTGGTGCGCTGGCCGAAGATCGAGATCTCGTTGCCGGCCGGGCCGAAGGGGATCACCGCGATGGCCATGAAGGCCGGGATGGCCGCGAGGATCGGCGCGAGGACGTAGACGACCTTGTCCGCGCGTTTGACGATGACGTCTTCCTTGAGCATCAGCTTGACGCCGTCGGCGAGCGACTGGAGCATGCCCCAGGGGCCGTGCCGGTTGGGGCCGATGCGCAACTGCATCCAGGCGACGACCTTGCGTTCCCACACGATGGAGAACAGCACGGTCAGCATCAGGAAGGCGAAGCAGAACACCGCCTTGACGACGACCAGCCACCAGGGGTCGCGGCCGAACATCGAGAGGTCTTCCGCGGCGAGGTACAAGCTCATGCCTCCACCTCCTCGGGGGACTCGGCGGCGAGCGTCGCGGGGCCGATACGGACGAGTGCGCCGGGCAGCGCCCCGGTGTCGGAGGCGACGCCCGAGCCGGTGGAGTTCAGCGGCAGCCAGACGACGCGGTCGGGCATCTCAGTGATCTGCAGCGGGAGCTCGACGACTCCCGCGGGGCCGGTGACGGCGAGGAGATCACCGGTCTTGACCCCCGCCTCGGCGGCCGTGGCGAGTGACACGCGCGCGCGTGCGGCGTGCCGCGTCCCGGCGAGCGCCTCGTCGCCGTCCTGGAGGCGGCCCTGGTCGAGGAGCAGCCGGTGTCCGGCCAGTACGGCCTCCCCGGCGGCCGGCCTCGGCAGCACGGTCCCGGTCTCCAGCGGCTCACCCGCCTTCGGCCCGTCCCACGCCCCGAGCCGGTCCAGCTCCGCGCGCGTGGTACGCAGATCGGGCAGCCCCAGGTGCACGTCCATGGCGTCGGCCAGCATCTGGAGCACCCGCCCGTCGGTGGGTGCCACCCTGCGGGTCATCTGGTCGGGCTTCAGCGCGGCCTCGAACATCCGCACGCGGCCTTCCCAGTTGACGAAGGTGCCGGTCTTCTCGGCGACCGCGGCGACCGGAAGGACGACGTCGGCGCGCTCGGTGACCTCGCTGGGCCGCAGCTCCAGCGACACCAGGAAGCCCACCGCGGACAGTGCCTCACGGGCGCGTGCCGGATCGGGCAGATCGGCGACCTCCACACCCGCCACCACCAGGGCCCCGAGCTCTCCGGTGGCGGCGGCCTCGACGATCTGCCCGGTGTCCCGGCCGTACCTCGTGGGGAGTGCGGCGACGCCCCAGGCGGCGGCGACCTCCTCACGCGCGCGCGGGTCGGTGGCCGGACGCCCGCCCGGCAGCACCGAGGGCAGAGCACCCGCCTCGACGGCGGCGCGCTCCCCGGCCCGGCGCGGGATCCACACCAGCTGCGCGCCGGTCAGGGACGCGGTCCGTACGGCGGCGGTGAACCCGCCCGCCACGGCCGCGAGCCGCTCTCCGACGACGATCACGGCGCCCTCGGCGCGCAGCGCCTCCGAGGCCTTGGTGCCGTCCTCGTCCAGGCCGAATCCGCTGGCGAGGGCGTCCAGCCACTCGGTCTCGGTGCCGGGCGCGGCGGGCAGCAGCGTCCCGCCGGCCTTCTCCAGACCCCTGGTGGCGTGGGTGGCCAGCGAGAACACCTGCTGCTTGTGCTTGCGCCAGGCCTTGCGCAGCCTCAGGAAGACGCCGGGCGCCTCCTCCTCCGCCTCGAACCCGACCAGCAGGACCGCGGGCGCCTTCTCCAGGGAGGCGTTCGTGACGCCCGTACCGTCGAGGTCGCGTCCACGGCCGGCGACCCGGGCGGCCAGGAAGTCGGCCTCCTCGCCGCTGTGCAGGCGCGCGCGGAAGTCGATGTCGTTCGTGTCGAGGGCCACGCGCGCGAACTTGCTGTACGCGTAGGCGTCCTCGACGGTGAGCCGGCCTCCGGTCAGGACACCGGCCCGGCCGCGCGCGGCGAGGAGCCCCTGGGCGGCGGCCTCCAGGGCCTCCGGCCAGGACGCGGGCTCCAGGACGCCCTCCGCGTTGCGGACGAGCGGGGTGGTCAGCCGGTCCGGCCGCTGCGCGTAACGGAACGCGAACCGCCCCTTGTCGCAGATCCACTCCTCGTTGACGTCGGGGTCGTCGGCGGCGAGCCGCCGCATGACCTTGCCGCGCCGGTGGTCGGTACGCGTGGCGCAGCCGCCGGAGCAGTGCTCGCAGACGGACGGCGAGGAGACGAGGTCGAAGGGGCGGGAGCGGAATCGGTACGCCGCCGAGGTCAGCGCACCCACCGGGCAGATCTGGATGGTGTTCCCGGAGAAGTACGACTCGAAGGGGTCGCCCTCGCCGGTGCCGACCTGCTGGAGCGCGCCCCGCTCGATCAGCTCGATCATCGGGTCGCCCGCGACCTGGTTGGAGAACCGGGTGCAGCGGGCGCACAGCACGCACCGCTCGCGGTCGAGCAGCACCTGTGTGGAGATCGGTACGGGCTTCTCGTACGTGCGCTTCCTGCCTTCGAAGCGGGACTCGGAGTGGCCGTGCGACATGGCCTGGTTCTGCAGCGGGCACTCGCCGCCCTTGTCGCAGACCGGGCAGTCCAGCGGGTGGTTGATGAGCAGGAGCTCCATCACACCCTTCTGGGCCTTCTCGGCGACCGGGGAGGTGAGGTGGGTCTTGACCACCATCCCGTCCGTACAGGTGATCGTGCAGGAGGCCATGGGCTTGCGCTGGCCCTCGACCTCGACGATGCACTGGCGGCAGGCGCCGGCCGGGTCGAGCAGGGGGTGGTCGCAGAACCGGGGGATCTCGATGCCGAGTTGCTCGGCGGCCCGGATGACCAGGGTGCCCTTGGGCACGCTGATGTCGACGCCGTCGATCTCGAGCGAGACGAGATCTTCCGGCGGGACCGCCGCCTCCCCGCCCCCGGAGGGGCGCCGGCCCGCGGCGGAGCCGCTGGTGGATGGCAGTACGGTCATGCGTTCACCTCCGCGTGCTTGTCCTTGTCGGCCCAGGCGGTCGACTTGGCCGGGTCGAAGGGGCAGCCCCGGCCCGTGATGTGGTCCTCGTACTCCGCGCGGAAGTACTTGAGGGAGGAGAAGATCGGCGAGGCGGCGCCGTCGCCGAGGGCGCAGAAGGACTTGCCGTTGATGTTGTCGGCGATGTCGTTCAGCTTGTCGAGATCGCTCATGACGCCCTTGCCGGCCTCGATGTCGCGCAACAACTGGACCAGCCAGTAGGTGCCTTCGCGGCACGGTGTGCACTTGCCGCAGGACTCGTGGGCGTAGAACTCGGTCCAGCGGGTCACGGCCCGCACGACGCAGGTGGTCTCGTCGAAGCACTGGAGTGCTTTCGTGCCGAGCATGGAACCCGCGGCGCCCACTCCTTCGTAGTCAAGAGGGACGTCGAGATGCTCGTCGGTGAACATCGGGGTCGAGGAGCCGCCCGGCGTCCAGAACTTGAGGCGGTGTCCCGGGCGCATTCCGCCGCTCATCTCCAGGAGTTGACGGAGTGTGATGCCGAGCGGCGCCTCGTACTGGCCGGGGCTGGCGACATGGCCGCTGAGCGAGTAGAGCGTGAAGCCGGGAGACTTCTCGCTGCCCATCGACCTGAACCATTCCTTGCCCTTGTGCAGGATGGCGGGAACCGACGCGATCGACTCGACGTTATTCACCACAGTCGGACAGGCGTAGAGGCCTTCCACGGCGGGGAAGGGGGACGCAGCCGCGGTTGACCACGGCGGCCTTCGAGCGAGTCGAGCA
Coding sequences:
- the nuoH gene encoding NADH-quinone oxidoreductase subunit NuoH yields the protein MSLYLAAEDLSMFGRDPWWLVVVKAVFCFAFLMLTVLFSIVWERKVVAWMQLRIGPNRHGPWGMLQSLADGVKLMLKEDVIVKRADKVVYVLAPILAAIPAFMAIAVIPFGPAGNEISIFGQRTTMQLTDLPIAMLYILAIGSLGVYGFVLGGWSSGSTYPLLGGIRSCAQIISYEIAMGVAFASVFLYSGSMSTSAIVGAQQERWYVLLLPVSFLIYMVTMVGESSRAPFDMPESEGDLVGGFNTEYSSIKFAMFMLAEYIHMVTVSMIAVTLFLGGWRAPWPISTFWEGANHGWWPMLWFVVKLQLLVFFFIWLRGTLPRVRYDQLMKLGWKVLIPVSVTWLMLVATVRMLRNENYAFSEIALYVGGAVLALLLLSFVADFFRDRREPPEELAEPAAFDPMAGGFPVPPLPGQTLPPVPRRRPRRERELIVSGGSDTDSDGSSNGREASDG
- the nuoI gene encoding NADH-quinone oxidoreductase subunit NuoI — protein: MAEEPKENKQGFQNPVAGFGVTFKAMFKKRLTEQYPEQQKTTAPRFHGRHQLNRHPDGLEKCVGCELCAWACPADAIYVEGADNTDEERYSPGERYGRVYQINYARCILCGLCIEACPTRALTMTNEFELADSSRANLIYTKEQLLAGLEEGMVDTPHAIYPGTDEQDYYRGLVTEAAPGTEPQVALSKGEAPQEAASTFGEGEPASEKVIRR
- a CDS encoding NADH-quinone oxidoreductase subunit G translates to MTVLPSTSGSAAGRRPSGGGEAAVPPEDLVSLEIDGVDISVPKGTLVIRAAEQLGIEIPRFCDHPLLDPAGACRQCIVEVEGQRKPMASCTITCTDGMVVKTHLTSPVAEKAQKGVMELLLINHPLDCPVCDKGGECPLQNQAMSHGHSESRFEGRKRTYEKPVPISTQVLLDRERCVLCARCTRFSNQVAGDPMIELIERGALQQVGTGEGDPFESYFSGNTIQICPVGALTSAAYRFRSRPFDLVSSPSVCEHCSGGCATRTDHRRGKVMRRLAADDPDVNEEWICDKGRFAFRYAQRPDRLTTPLVRNAEGVLEPASWPEALEAAAQGLLAARGRAGVLTGGRLTVEDAYAYSKFARVALDTNDIDFRARLHSGEEADFLAARVAGRGRDLDGTGVTNASLEKAPAVLLVGFEAEEEAPGVFLRLRKAWRKHKQQVFSLATHATRGLEKAGGTLLPAAPGTETEWLDALASGFGLDEDGTKASEALRAEGAVIVVGERLAAVAGGFTAAVRTASLTGAQLVWIPRRAGERAAVEAGALPSVLPGGRPATDPRAREEVAAAWGVAALPTRYGRDTGQIVEAAATGELGALVVAGVEVADLPDPARAREALSAVGFLVSLELRPSEVTERADVVLPVAAVAEKTGTFVNWEGRVRMFEAALKPDQMTRRVAPTDGRVLQMLADAMDVHLGLPDLRTTRAELDRLGAWDGPKAGEPLETGTVLPRPAAGEAVLAGHRLLLDQGRLQDGDEALAGTRHAARARVSLATAAEAGVKTGDLLAVTGPAGVVELPLQITEMPDRVVWLPLNSTGSGVASDTGALPGALVRIGPATLAAESPEEVEA
- the nuoK gene encoding NADH-quinone oxidoreductase subunit NuoK; this encodes MNPVNYLYLAALLFTIGATGVLIRRNAIVVFMCVELMLNACNLTLVAFSRMHGNLDGQIIAFFTMVVAAAEVVVGLAIIVSLFRSRHSASVDDASLMKL
- a CDS encoding NADH-quinone oxidoreductase subunit J, whose product is MTQQLAAYTTSTGEAFQFWVLGTIAVIGALCTVFMKKAVHSALCLAGTMVILAVFYLANGAYFLGIVQIVVYTGAIMMLFLFVVMLVGVTAADSLKETIKGQRWLALLCGLGFGILLTAGIGNAAITEFNGLGQANSGGNVEGLAALIFTNYVFAFELTGALLITAAVGAMVLTHRERTERAKTQRELAEQRVREGKHLPPLPAPGVYARHNAVDIAGLLPDGTPSELTVSKTLRDRGQIRDVSTEALNDLKALEQRAEDRLERSNSGKSGEASK